In one Mycobacterium sp. NBC_00419 genomic region, the following are encoded:
- a CDS encoding HPr family phosphocarrier protein has product MHTKTVIVGSAIGLHARPAALISEAVVKAGVPVSLSLDGGEPVDAGSALMIMTLGAGNGAQVTVASEDEAACAAIAELVAQDLDA; this is encoded by the coding sequence ATGCACACCAAGACCGTCATCGTCGGTTCAGCGATCGGGCTGCACGCCCGGCCCGCAGCCCTGATCTCCGAAGCCGTTGTCAAGGCCGGTGTTCCGGTATCGCTGTCACTGGACGGCGGCGAACCGGTCGACGCCGGCTCGGCCCTGATGATCATGACGCTCGGTGCCGGTAACGGCGCCCAGGTCACCGTCGCCTCCGAGGACGAGGCGGCCTGTGCGGCCATCGCGGAGCTGGTGGCGCAGGACCTCGACGCCTGA